Proteins from one Rhinopithecus roxellana isolate Shanxi Qingling chromosome 20, ASM756505v1, whole genome shotgun sequence genomic window:
- the LOC115895310 gene encoding sulfotransferase 1A3 isoform X2 — protein MELIQDTSRPPLEYVKGVPLIKYFAEALGPLQSFQARPDDLLISTYPKSGTTWVSQILDMIYQGGDLEKCNRDPIYIRVPFLEANDPGEPSGLETLKDTPAPRLIKSHLPLALLPQTLLDQKVKVVYVARNPKDVAVSYYHFHRMEKTHPEPGTWDSFLEKFVAEEEPQKGDSEDPGVCGALPARGDRGPHGSTHVIQGDEEEPYDQLHHRPPGVHGPQYLPLHEERHGWGLEDHLHRGAE, from the exons ATGGAGCTGATTCAGGACACCTCCCGCCCACCACTGGAGTACGTGAAGGGGGTTCCGCTCATCAAGTACTTTGCAGAGGCACTGGGACCCCTGCAGAGCTTCCAGGCCCGGCCCGATGACCTGCTCATCAGCACCTACCCCAAGTCCG GCACCACCTGGGTGAGCCAGATACTGGACATGATCTACCAGGGTGGCGACCTGGAGAAGTGTAACCGGGATCCCATCTACATACGGGTGCCCTTCCTTGAGGCCAATGATCCAGGGGAACCCTCAG GGCTGGAGACTCTGAAAGACACACCGGCCCCACGGCTCATCAAGTCACACCTGCCCCTGGCCCTGCTCCCCCAGACTCTGTTGGATCAGAAGGTCAAG GTGGTCTATGTTGCCCGAAACCCAAAGGATGTGGCGGTCTCCTACTATCATTTCCACCGTATGGAAAAGACGCACCCTGAGCCTGGGACCTGGGACAGCTTCCTGGAGAAGTTCGTGGCCGAAGAAG AACCCCAAAAGGGAGATTCAGAAGATCCTGGAGTTTGTGGGGCGCTCCCTGCCAGAGGAGACCGTGGACCTCATGGTTCAACACACGTCATTCAGGGAGATGAAGAAGAACCCTATGACCAACTACACCACCGTCCCCCAGGAGTTCATGGACCACAGTATCTCCCCCTTCATGAGGAAAG gcATGGCTGGGGACTGGAAGACCACCTTCACCGTGGCGCAGAATGA
- the LOC115895310 gene encoding sulfotransferase 1A3 isoform X1: MELIQDTSRPPLEYVKGVPLIKYFAEALGPLQSFQARPDDLLISTYPKSGTTWVSQILDMIYQGGDLEKCNRDPIYIRVPFLEANDPGEPSGLETLKDTPAPRLIKSHLPLALLPQTLLDQKVKVVYVARNPKDVAVSYYHFHRMEKTHPEPGTWDSFLEKFVAEEVSYGSWYQHVQEWWELSHTHPVLYLFYEDMKENPKREIQKILEFVGRSLPEETVDLMVQHTSFREMKKNPMTNYTTVPQEFMDHSISPFMRKGMAGDWKTTFTVAQNERFDADYAEKMAGCSLSFRSEL, from the exons ATGGAGCTGATTCAGGACACCTCCCGCCCACCACTGGAGTACGTGAAGGGGGTTCCGCTCATCAAGTACTTTGCAGAGGCACTGGGACCCCTGCAGAGCTTCCAGGCCCGGCCCGATGACCTGCTCATCAGCACCTACCCCAAGTCCG GCACCACCTGGGTGAGCCAGATACTGGACATGATCTACCAGGGTGGCGACCTGGAGAAGTGTAACCGGGATCCCATCTACATACGGGTGCCCTTCCTTGAGGCCAATGATCCAGGGGAACCCTCAG GGCTGGAGACTCTGAAAGACACACCGGCCCCACGGCTCATCAAGTCACACCTGCCCCTGGCCCTGCTCCCCCAGACTCTGTTGGATCAGAAGGTCAAG GTGGTCTATGTTGCCCGAAACCCAAAGGATGTGGCGGTCTCCTACTATCATTTCCACCGTATGGAAAAGACGCACCCTGAGCCTGGGACCTGGGACAGCTTCCTGGAGAAGTTCGTGGCCGAAGAAG TGTCCTACGGGTCCTGGTACCAGCATGTGCAGGAGTGGTGGGAGCTGAGCCACACCCACCCTGTTCTCTACCTCTTCTATGAAGACATGAAGGAG AACCCCAAAAGGGAGATTCAGAAGATCCTGGAGTTTGTGGGGCGCTCCCTGCCAGAGGAGACCGTGGACCTCATGGTTCAACACACGTCATTCAGGGAGATGAAGAAGAACCCTATGACCAACTACACCACCGTCCCCCAGGAGTTCATGGACCACAGTATCTCCCCCTTCATGAGGAAAG gcATGGCTGGGGACTGGAAGACCACCTTCACCGTGGCGCAGAATGAGCGCTTCGATGCGGACTATGCGGAGAAGATGGCaggctgcagcctcagcttccgcTCTGAGCTGTGA